From Leifsonia sp. fls2-241-R2A-40a, one genomic window encodes:
- a CDS encoding O-antigen ligase family protein — MTSPPVHPPTRADDAGRAASRPAGRPALRSVTRRRSGVDPARVEAARSATGTGEAVVGAVVLFTLFAGDFWRNLISWPGYFVLAGVLAVVCIVLVVRSRPRFRWRTTPKTLLLFLALALLSIAWSAYPGASALGVLSSLLTAAGGVFLALRLGWPGLLSALGNAFRWILGLSLLFELVVALFVRHPVLPLTPVKPIPSGTLPQAFYWSRDLLFHGGPIQGIVGNSNLLAMIALLSLIVFGIQVADRTVRRGSSVTWLVLAALTLALTRSATVIAAALVTAVVLGFALWARRAGADRRTPVYVVGIALVAATIVLVSVFASRIPALFGKSEDLTGRLDIWAAVTKLAQQRPVFGWGWVSYWAPWVKPFDGLATRNGVEYLQAHNAWLDVWLQLGIVGLVVFILLVLTTFGRTWFLAIDRPRFTVADDQPYRALTLLPLLLIAALIAQSFAESRMLIEGGWALLVTLAVATKRTAP; from the coding sequence GTGACCTCCCCGCCCGTCCACCCGCCCACCCGTGCCGACGACGCCGGCCGTGCCGCCTCCCGGCCCGCCGGGCGACCGGCGCTCCGGTCGGTGACGCGCCGCCGCAGCGGCGTCGACCCGGCCCGGGTCGAGGCCGCACGGTCCGCGACGGGCACCGGGGAGGCGGTCGTCGGCGCCGTCGTGCTGTTCACGCTCTTCGCGGGCGACTTCTGGCGCAACCTCATCAGCTGGCCGGGCTACTTCGTCCTCGCCGGGGTGCTCGCGGTGGTCTGCATCGTGCTCGTGGTCCGCTCGCGCCCGCGCTTCCGGTGGCGGACCACGCCCAAGACGCTGCTGCTGTTCCTGGCGCTGGCCCTGCTGTCGATCGCCTGGTCGGCGTACCCCGGAGCCAGCGCGCTCGGCGTGCTGAGCTCGCTGCTGACCGCCGCGGGCGGGGTGTTCCTCGCGCTCCGGCTGGGCTGGCCGGGGCTGCTGAGTGCCCTGGGCAATGCGTTCCGGTGGATCCTCGGGCTGTCGCTGCTCTTCGAGCTGGTCGTCGCCCTGTTCGTGCGGCACCCGGTGCTGCCATTGACCCCGGTCAAGCCGATCCCGTCCGGCACCCTCCCGCAGGCGTTCTACTGGAGCCGCGACCTGCTGTTCCACGGAGGCCCGATCCAGGGCATCGTCGGGAACAGCAATCTGCTCGCGATGATCGCGCTGCTGTCGCTGATCGTCTTCGGGATCCAGGTCGCCGACCGGACCGTCCGGCGGGGTTCCTCCGTGACGTGGCTGGTGCTGGCCGCCCTCACGCTCGCGCTCACCCGTTCGGCGACCGTCATCGCCGCCGCCCTCGTCACCGCCGTGGTGCTCGGCTTCGCGCTGTGGGCCCGGCGTGCCGGCGCCGATCGCCGGACGCCCGTGTACGTGGTGGGCATCGCCCTGGTCGCCGCGACGATCGTGCTGGTCTCGGTGTTCGCCTCCCGCATCCCCGCGCTGTTCGGCAAGAGCGAGGACCTCACGGGTCGCCTCGATATCTGGGCGGCGGTGACCAAGCTCGCTCAGCAGCGGCCGGTGTTCGGCTGGGGGTGGGTGAGCTACTGGGCGCCGTGGGTCAAACCCTTCGACGGGCTCGCCACCCGCAACGGCGTCGAGTACCTGCAGGCGCACAACGCCTGGCTGGATGTCTGGCTGCAGCTCGGGATCGTGGGACTCGTCGTCTTCATCCTGCTGGTGCTCACGACGTTCGGCCGGACCTGGTTCCTCGCGATCGACCGCCCGCGCTTCACTGTGGCCGACGACCAGCCCTACCGTGCCCTCACGCTGCTCCCGCTGCTGCTGATCGCCGCGCTGATCGCGCAGAGCTTCGCCGAGAGCCGGATGCTGATCGAGGGAGGCTGGGCGCTGCTCGTGACACTCGCCGTGGCGACCAAGCGGACCGCTCCGTAA
- a CDS encoding exopolysaccharide production protein — MATPRRTLVPSAVTEFLGSARFNSTLALVAVITGFSTHAIRALIGWPGLIGALAVLVVLAALSFAAQWRLIEWHGLLPISALLFVGWCAISTFWSQYQWATVAGVFYQLIFAFLAVYIALVRDAIQIVRVVGDALRFLLTVSLSLEVLSGLLIDTPLRFLGIQGNIAAGGPIQGLFGSRNQLSIVALIAFVTFLVELRTRSVRPPVAAFSITLAGLCILLAHSPVIAAVSVVVGLATLALYLLRKAAPQQRPYFQWGLAILTLAVLVVAYIYRTRVIDLLNARADFQVRYQLWIQIWELIPVQQTVGWGWVGSWPTDLYPFTAIQAATGVYHADGLNAYLDVYLQVGIIGLLLFVALIALAFGRSWLLASNRRSVVYAWAPLVLVALLATSVFESSILIEAGWMVLVICTVKASQGMSWRLRLPHRDQS; from the coding sequence ATGGCAACGCCCCGTCGGACCCTGGTGCCCTCCGCGGTGACCGAGTTCCTGGGCTCCGCCCGCTTCAACTCGACGTTGGCTCTGGTGGCGGTGATCACGGGCTTCTCGACCCACGCCATCCGGGCTCTGATCGGCTGGCCGGGCCTGATCGGCGCGCTGGCGGTGCTGGTCGTGCTCGCAGCGCTGTCCTTCGCCGCGCAATGGCGCCTGATCGAATGGCATGGCCTGCTGCCCATCTCGGCGCTGCTCTTCGTGGGCTGGTGCGCGATCTCGACCTTCTGGAGCCAATACCAGTGGGCCACGGTCGCGGGCGTCTTCTATCAGCTGATCTTCGCCTTCCTGGCGGTGTACATCGCGCTCGTCCGCGACGCCATCCAGATCGTGCGGGTGGTCGGCGACGCGCTGCGGTTCCTGCTGACCGTCTCGCTGTCCCTCGAAGTGCTGAGCGGCCTGCTGATCGACACCCCGCTGCGCTTCCTCGGCATCCAGGGGAACATCGCGGCCGGCGGTCCCATCCAGGGTCTGTTCGGCTCGCGCAACCAGCTGAGCATCGTCGCCCTGATCGCATTCGTCACGTTCCTGGTCGAACTGCGGACCCGGTCGGTGCGCCCGCCCGTCGCGGCGTTCTCGATCACGCTGGCCGGGCTGTGCATCCTGCTCGCCCACTCCCCCGTCATCGCCGCCGTCTCCGTCGTCGTCGGGCTCGCCACCCTGGCGCTCTACCTGCTGCGCAAGGCGGCGCCGCAGCAGCGTCCGTACTTCCAGTGGGGTCTCGCGATCCTGACGCTCGCGGTGCTCGTCGTCGCCTACATCTACCGGACGCGCGTGATCGACCTGCTCAATGCGCGCGCCGACTTCCAGGTGCGATACCAGCTGTGGATCCAGATCTGGGAGCTCATCCCGGTGCAGCAGACGGTCGGCTGGGGATGGGTCGGCTCCTGGCCGACCGATCTCTACCCGTTCACCGCCATCCAGGCGGCCACCGGCGTCTACCACGCGGACGGGCTGAACGCCTACCTGGACGTCTACCTGCAGGTCGGCATCATCGGGCTCCTGCTGTTCGTCGCCCTCATCGCGCTCGCCTTCGGTCGGTCGTGGCTGCTCGCCTCGAACCGGCGCAGCGTGGTCTACGCCTGGGCGCCGCTGGTGCTGGTGGCGCTGCTCGCCACCAGCGTCTTCGAGAGCTCCATCCTGATCGAGGCGGGGTGGATGGTGCTCGTCATCTGCACCGTCAAGGCGTCGCAGGGGATGAGCTGGCGGCTGCGGCTGCCGCATCGCGACCAGAGCTGA
- a CDS encoding WhiB family transcriptional regulator yields the protein MPVPEYRSGVPDDWFIDPVKLGVPGVRTVEVEEDNPLAWQTDALCAQTDPEAFFPEKGGSTRDAKRICTSCEVRSQCLEYALANDERFGIWGGLSERERRKLRKRAG from the coding sequence ATGCCAGTTCCTGAATATCGTTCTGGGGTACCCGACGACTGGTTCATCGACCCGGTCAAGCTCGGGGTCCCGGGCGTCCGTACGGTGGAGGTCGAAGAAGACAACCCGCTCGCCTGGCAGACCGACGCCCTGTGCGCGCAGACCGACCCCGAGGCGTTCTTCCCCGAGAAGGGCGGCTCCACCCGCGATGCGAAGCGCATCTGCACCTCGTGCGAGGTGCGGTCCCAGTGCCTGGAGTACGCGCTCGCCAACGACGAGCGGTTCGGCATCTGGGGCGGGCTGTCCGAGCGGGAGCGTCGCAAGCTCCGCAAGCGCGCCGGCTGA
- a CDS encoding glycosyltransferase family 2 protein, translated as MTIDIMMPFYGDPGLFRDAVESVRAQTDGDWRLVVIDDVYPDTAPGEWVSALGDPRIEYLRNETNLGVSGNFSKSVDLVRAEHFVLMGCDDLMEPGYVEGMRAAIARHPDGSYYQPAVTVIADDGSPALPLADRVKSWYRPTRSEPTVLSGQELAVSLLRGNWTYFPSMCWNTAAVRRHGFDAAFDVVLDLALQLDIVLDGGSLVLLPERTFRYRRHAGSVSSWTAQDGTRFDEERAFFLDAKKRLRARGWRRAARVAGAHWSSRLNAATKLPSAVAKRDGNGLRALARHILRGW; from the coding sequence GTGACGATCGACATCATGATGCCGTTCTACGGCGACCCCGGCCTGTTCCGCGACGCCGTGGAAAGTGTCCGGGCCCAGACCGATGGCGACTGGCGTCTCGTCGTGATCGACGACGTCTACCCCGACACCGCTCCCGGGGAGTGGGTCTCGGCGCTCGGCGACCCGCGCATCGAGTACCTCCGCAACGAGACGAACCTCGGGGTCAGCGGCAACTTCAGCAAGTCCGTCGACCTGGTCCGCGCCGAGCACTTCGTCCTGATGGGCTGCGACGACCTGATGGAGCCGGGATACGTCGAAGGGATGCGCGCGGCGATCGCGCGCCACCCCGACGGCTCGTACTACCAGCCCGCCGTCACGGTCATCGCCGACGACGGCTCCCCCGCGCTGCCGCTCGCAGACCGGGTCAAGTCCTGGTACCGCCCCACCCGCTCCGAGCCGACGGTGCTGTCGGGGCAGGAGCTCGCGGTCAGCCTCCTCCGCGGCAACTGGACGTACTTCCCGTCGATGTGCTGGAACACCGCGGCGGTGCGCCGGCATGGCTTCGACGCTGCCTTCGACGTGGTCCTCGACCTCGCGCTGCAGCTGGACATCGTGCTCGACGGCGGAAGCCTCGTGCTGCTGCCGGAGCGCACCTTCCGCTACCGCCGGCACGCGGGCAGCGTGTCGTCGTGGACCGCGCAGGACGGCACCCGGTTCGACGAGGAGCGCGCGTTCTTCCTCGACGCCAAGAAGCGCCTGCGGGCGCGGGGCTGGCGACGTGCGGCCCGGGTCGCGGGCGCGCACTGGTCGTCGCGCCTGAACGCCGCCACGAAGCTCCCCTCGGCCGTCGCGAAGCGCGACGGTAACGGCCTGCGGGCGCTCGCGCGGCACATCCTCCGCGGCTGGTGA
- the manA gene encoding mannose-6-phosphate isomerase, class I codes for MFVRIGNTPRDYAWGSTTAIAGLLGTEPSGGPEAELWLGAHPGSPARVLDPALADGAADLAAWERTSDLPYLLKVLAAAGPLSLQAHPSPEQARAGFERENAAGLAPDSPDRNYKDPFHKPELIFALSDPFEALCGFRDPAESRAALERLAAAGNGGAVLSGFARTLDGEPEAVLRRATEWLLGGDTDVDLLVAEVVAAARALPGDRDADTVRMLDEAFPGDPGIVLALLLNRATLRPGEVLYLPAGNIHAYLRGLGIELMAASDNVLRGGLTRKRIDVPELVGVLDFRPIRATPLAAEHPAAGVETFRPDVPDFALEFVSLTGEVPSATVPLPGTAIALVTDGEVELSGTSGSLHLRRGDAAVVTDERELTATGRGTLFVAHPNR; via the coding sequence ATGTTTGTGCGCATCGGCAACACTCCGCGCGATTACGCCTGGGGCTCCACGACGGCGATCGCGGGCCTGCTCGGCACCGAGCCGAGCGGAGGACCGGAGGCGGAACTGTGGCTGGGCGCGCATCCCGGTTCCCCCGCCCGGGTCCTCGACCCTGCGCTGGCCGACGGCGCCGCCGACCTCGCCGCGTGGGAGCGCACGAGCGACCTCCCCTATCTGCTCAAGGTGCTGGCCGCCGCCGGGCCGCTGTCGCTGCAGGCGCATCCCTCGCCCGAGCAGGCGCGGGCCGGCTTCGAGCGCGAGAACGCCGCAGGGCTGGCGCCCGACTCGCCGGACCGCAACTACAAGGACCCGTTCCACAAGCCGGAGCTGATCTTCGCGCTCAGCGACCCCTTCGAGGCGCTGTGCGGCTTCCGCGACCCGGCCGAGAGCCGGGCGGCGCTCGAGCGGCTGGCTGCTGCGGGCAACGGCGGAGCGGTGCTGTCGGGCTTCGCCCGCACGCTCGACGGCGAGCCGGAAGCCGTGCTGCGGCGCGCCACCGAGTGGCTGCTCGGCGGGGACACCGACGTGGACCTGCTGGTGGCCGAGGTCGTGGCCGCGGCACGGGCGCTGCCCGGGGACCGCGACGCGGACACCGTGCGGATGCTCGACGAGGCCTTCCCCGGCGACCCGGGCATCGTGCTCGCGCTGCTGCTGAACCGGGCGACGCTGCGCCCGGGCGAAGTGCTGTACCTGCCGGCGGGCAACATCCACGCGTACCTGCGCGGACTCGGCATCGAGCTGATGGCCGCCTCGGACAATGTGCTGCGCGGCGGGCTCACCCGCAAGCGCATCGACGTGCCGGAGCTCGTCGGCGTGCTCGACTTCCGGCCGATCCGGGCGACCCCGTTGGCCGCCGAGCATCCGGCCGCCGGCGTCGAGACGTTCCGGCCGGACGTGCCGGACTTCGCCCTCGAGTTCGTCTCCCTCACCGGGGAGGTGCCGAGCGCGACGGTCCCGCTTCCGGGCACCGCCATCGCTCTGGTCACCGACGGGGAGGTCGAGCTGAGCGGCACGAGCGGATCGCTGCACCTGCGCCGTGGCGACGCGGCGGTCGTCACCGATGAGCGCGAGCTCACGGCCACCGGCCGGGGGACCCTGTTCGTCGCGCATCCCAACCGTTGA
- a CDS encoding glycosyltransferase, with protein sequence MYPRVTAIVVAHSGGPRLQRTLDALAGQTRRPDAVIAVDCATSDDATRLLSEAQPTQLLSVPEKLPFGAAVAAAVRVLPPASDPEQLLWLLANDTAPEPQALEALLAALEVSPSVAVVGPKLVDWDDPAFIREFGEAMTPFGASVPLVENELDQAQHDGLSDVLAVSSAGMLVRQSLWERLDGFDPALPTIDDALDFSTRARLAGFRVTLVAQARVAIAGEGVAGPNLSPKWTVRRRLAGERRRAQLHRRMAYAPGWAVVLHWLTLVPLGILRGIVRLLRKEPGSIGGELGAAFRVAFSGRAVSSARRRLASAREVSWAAVAPLRIPFSEVRRARALKREAATVRQQGEKQDLDFFGGGGGWAVLAALLVGLALFFPLIGSGALSGGGLLPLDSSVGQLWADLGYGWRDVNLGFTGAADPFSAVLAVLGTLTFWQPSLSLVLLWVLALPLAALGAWLAAARLTTRPTLRAFGALAYALAPTLLVALQGGRPAAVLAHILLPWLFFAGLAARRSWAASATTALLAAATVACAPILIPALLIAWIAAIVFAGRRAARIVFIPLPAIVLSAPLVWQQLSRGAWLSIFADPGVALDARQTPAWQLALGFPDGTLGGWHELASYFGLAGIAANLIVPILLAPLGILAILALFLRGTVRAIVALLVALAGFLTAVLALHLQLAVSGGTVVPIWAGSGVSLYWLGLIGAAVLALSALGRAAVYPAWVAIVTLAIAAVPIGIATLNGHAAVAESDGRTMPAVVTAKAATQPRAGTLRIVPQADGGIRAEIVRGSGETLDDQSTLANTQRSLTPGQQNLALLAGNLSSRSGYDASTQLKQLGIDFVLLTPSMTETGQPAEPAAEATRSRAAVAMDANPLLAPVGATGNGRLWAFDRGTAAVPAAAKIPVDAGGIWRVIVLVVQAVIIGATLLMAIPTTRSADRVSELSARRPGRRKAEETAVEPDDEPEGSEAAPDGIAGESLDEYEAEPEDEAVVESAEVEEVPEREPVAESEPLEEPEPIAEPEPIAEPEPEQIAEPQPVVEPEPVVDPEADPEPEQFADPSTRPTPHPDVDTDHRYERVTTPPAPTTLEEGLEETIIRPRRTFEGGDRG encoded by the coding sequence ATGTATCCGAGAGTCACCGCCATCGTCGTCGCCCACAGCGGCGGCCCCCGCCTGCAGCGCACTCTCGACGCCCTCGCGGGACAGACCCGTCGACCGGACGCCGTGATCGCCGTCGACTGCGCGACGTCCGACGACGCGACGCGCCTGCTGTCCGAGGCCCAGCCCACCCAGCTGCTGAGCGTCCCCGAGAAGCTCCCCTTCGGCGCTGCGGTCGCCGCCGCCGTACGCGTTCTGCCGCCCGCTTCCGATCCGGAGCAGCTGCTGTGGCTGCTCGCGAACGACACCGCGCCGGAACCGCAGGCCCTCGAGGCGCTGCTGGCTGCGCTCGAGGTGTCGCCGTCGGTCGCCGTGGTCGGCCCGAAGTTGGTCGACTGGGACGACCCGGCCTTCATCCGCGAGTTCGGCGAGGCCATGACGCCGTTCGGCGCGTCTGTGCCCCTGGTGGAGAACGAGCTCGACCAGGCCCAGCACGACGGCCTCAGCGATGTGCTCGCCGTGTCCAGCGCCGGGATGCTCGTCCGCCAGTCCCTGTGGGAGCGGCTCGACGGCTTCGACCCGGCACTTCCGACCATCGACGATGCGCTCGACTTCAGCACCCGCGCCCGCCTCGCCGGATTCCGGGTCACTCTGGTCGCGCAGGCGCGGGTCGCCATCGCCGGCGAGGGCGTCGCCGGCCCGAACTTGTCGCCGAAGTGGACGGTCCGCCGCCGCCTGGCGGGGGAGCGGCGTCGCGCACAGCTGCACAGACGCATGGCCTACGCGCCGGGATGGGCGGTGGTGCTGCACTGGCTCACCCTGGTCCCGCTGGGCATCCTCCGTGGCATCGTGCGCCTGCTGCGCAAGGAGCCCGGGTCGATCGGCGGAGAGCTCGGAGCCGCGTTCCGGGTCGCCTTCTCCGGTCGTGCGGTCAGCAGCGCCCGGCGGCGGCTGGCGTCCGCTCGCGAGGTGAGCTGGGCGGCCGTCGCGCCGCTGCGCATCCCGTTCTCGGAGGTGCGGCGCGCCCGCGCTCTGAAACGCGAGGCGGCGACCGTCCGCCAGCAAGGCGAGAAGCAGGACCTCGACTTCTTCGGCGGGGGCGGTGGATGGGCGGTGCTGGCCGCCCTGCTGGTCGGCCTCGCCCTGTTCTTCCCGCTCATCGGCTCCGGAGCGCTCAGCGGCGGCGGGTTGCTGCCGCTCGATTCGTCCGTCGGTCAGCTGTGGGCCGACCTCGGCTACGGCTGGCGCGACGTGAACCTCGGCTTCACCGGTGCCGCAGATCCGTTCTCCGCCGTCCTGGCCGTGCTCGGAACCCTCACGTTCTGGCAGCCGTCGCTCTCGCTCGTGCTGCTCTGGGTGCTCGCCCTCCCGCTCGCCGCACTGGGAGCCTGGCTCGCCGCAGCGCGGCTGACCACGCGCCCGACGCTGCGCGCGTTCGGTGCGCTCGCCTACGCGCTCGCGCCCACTCTGCTCGTTGCCCTGCAGGGCGGCCGTCCGGCCGCGGTGCTCGCACACATCCTGCTGCCCTGGCTGTTCTTCGCCGGGCTCGCCGCTCGCCGGTCGTGGGCGGCCAGTGCGACCACCGCACTGCTCGCCGCGGCGACGGTCGCCTGCGCGCCCATCCTCATCCCGGCCCTGTTGATCGCGTGGATCGCCGCGATCGTCTTCGCCGGACGTCGCGCCGCACGCATCGTGTTCATCCCGCTGCCCGCCATCGTGCTGTCCGCGCCACTCGTCTGGCAGCAGCTCTCCCGCGGGGCGTGGCTGTCGATCTTCGCCGACCCCGGGGTCGCGCTGGATGCACGGCAGACGCCCGCCTGGCAGCTGGCCCTCGGCTTCCCCGACGGGACGCTCGGGGGCTGGCACGAGCTGGCGTCGTACTTCGGGCTCGCGGGGATCGCGGCCAATCTCATCGTCCCCATCCTGCTGGCACCGCTCGGGATCCTCGCCATCCTGGCGCTGTTCCTGCGCGGCACCGTGCGCGCGATCGTCGCCCTGCTGGTGGCCCTCGCCGGCTTCCTCACGGCGGTGCTCGCGCTGCACCTCCAGCTCGCCGTCTCCGGCGGGACCGTCGTGCCGATCTGGGCCGGCAGCGGAGTGAGCCTGTACTGGCTGGGCCTCATCGGGGCAGCGGTGCTCGCCCTGTCCGCATTGGGACGCGCCGCGGTCTACCCGGCCTGGGTCGCCATCGTCACGCTCGCCATCGCGGCCGTCCCGATCGGGATCGCGACGTTGAACGGCCACGCCGCAGTGGCCGAGAGCGACGGCCGCACCATGCCGGCGGTCGTCACCGCGAAGGCCGCAACCCAGCCGCGCGCGGGCACCCTGCGGATCGTGCCCCAGGCCGACGGCGGCATCCGCGCCGAGATCGTGCGCGGGAGCGGTGAGACCCTCGATGACCAGTCCACCCTCGCGAATACCCAGCGTTCCCTGACCCCGGGCCAGCAGAACCTCGCCCTGCTCGCGGGAAACCTGTCCTCGCGGAGCGGCTACGACGCCTCCACGCAGCTGAAGCAGCTCGGGATCGACTTCGTCCTGCTGACGCCGTCGATGACGGAGACGGGCCAGCCGGCCGAGCCCGCTGCGGAGGCGACCCGGTCCCGCGCAGCGGTCGCGATGGATGCCAACCCGCTCCTGGCGCCGGTCGGCGCGACGGGGAACGGCCGGCTCTGGGCCTTCGACCGCGGAACGGCCGCCGTCCCCGCCGCCGCGAAGATCCCCGTGGATGCGGGAGGCATCTGGCGCGTGATCGTGCTGGTCGTGCAGGCGGTCATCATCGGGGCGACGCTGCTCATGGCGATCCCGACCACCCGGTCCGCCGACCGCGTGTCCGAGCTGTCGGCGCGGCGTCCCGGCCGGCGGAAGGCGGAGGAGACGGCCGTCGAGCCGGACGATGAGCCCGAGGGTTCTGAAGCCGCGCCGGACGGCATCGCGGGCGAGAGCCTGGACGAGTACGAGGCGGAACCCGAGGACGAGGCCGTCGTCGAGTCGGCCGAGGTCGAGGAGGTGCCGGAGCGCGAGCCCGTCGCCGAGTCGGAGCCGCTGGAGGAGCCGGAGCCGATCGCCGAGCCGGAGCCGATCGCCGAGCCGGAACCGGAACAGATCGCTGAGCCCCAGCCGGTCGTCGAGCCGGAGCCGGTCGTCGACCCGGAAGCTGATCCCGAACCCGAACAGTTCGCCGACCCGTCAACACGGCCCACCCCGCACCCGGACGTCGACACCGACCACCGCTACGAGCGCGTGACCACGCCGCCCGCCCCGACAACGCTCGAAGAGGGCCTCGAGGAGACCATCATCCGACCCCGACGCACTTTCGAGGGAGGCGACCGTGGCTGA
- a CDS encoding acyl-CoA dehydrogenase family protein, whose protein sequence is MPFETIAGDFYGFETLLTDREKDFIATLREQLEAEVKPIVNEYWEKAEFPHQILDVIHRNGTVGLGFPETAAFENSAVFRGWVALELARVDASVSTYVGVQNGLALGAIGVCGSDEQRAEWLPKLASGEVLGAFGLTEPTSGSDSAQGLKTIATRDGDNWILNGSKRWIGNATFSHITVIWAKSAEDGQVKGFIVPNSTPGFTTTKIEGKQSLRMVQNADITLENVIVPESLRLQNANSFKDTARVLRLTRAEVAWAAVGVAVGAYEAALRYTKERVQFGKPIASHQLIQDLLVKSLGNITASIGLCTRVSQMLDDGEQRDEHSALAKAFATARMRETVAWCREALGGNGIVLDYDVARFFADAEALYSYEGTREMNTLIVGRAITGQAAFV, encoded by the coding sequence ATGCCCTTCGAGACCATCGCCGGCGACTTCTACGGCTTCGAGACCCTCCTCACCGATCGCGAGAAGGACTTCATCGCGACCCTGCGCGAGCAGTTGGAGGCCGAGGTGAAGCCGATCGTCAACGAGTACTGGGAGAAGGCGGAGTTCCCGCACCAGATCCTCGATGTCATCCACCGCAACGGCACGGTCGGGCTCGGCTTCCCGGAGACCGCGGCGTTCGAGAACTCGGCGGTCTTCCGCGGCTGGGTCGCGCTGGAGCTGGCGCGCGTCGACGCGTCGGTGAGCACGTACGTCGGCGTCCAGAACGGTCTGGCGCTCGGCGCGATCGGCGTGTGCGGCTCCGACGAGCAGCGCGCCGAGTGGCTGCCGAAGCTGGCGAGCGGCGAGGTGCTCGGCGCGTTCGGCCTCACCGAGCCGACGTCGGGCTCCGACTCGGCGCAGGGCCTCAAGACGATCGCGACCCGCGACGGCGACAACTGGATCCTCAACGGATCGAAGCGGTGGATCGGGAACGCCACCTTCAGCCACATCACCGTCATCTGGGCGAAGAGCGCGGAGGACGGGCAGGTGAAGGGCTTCATCGTCCCGAACTCCACCCCGGGATTCACCACCACGAAGATCGAGGGCAAGCAGTCGCTCCGCATGGTGCAGAACGCCGACATCACCCTCGAGAACGTCATCGTGCCCGAGTCGCTGCGGCTGCAGAACGCGAACAGCTTCAAGGACACCGCCCGCGTGCTGCGCCTGACGCGTGCGGAGGTCGCCTGGGCCGCCGTCGGCGTCGCCGTCGGCGCCTACGAGGCGGCCCTCCGCTACACGAAGGAGCGGGTGCAGTTCGGCAAGCCGATCGCGTCGCACCAGCTGATCCAGGACCTGCTGGTCAAGTCGCTGGGGAACATCACCGCATCCATCGGCCTGTGCACCCGCGTCTCGCAGATGCTCGACGACGGTGAGCAGCGCGACGAGCACTCGGCCCTCGCCAAGGCGTTCGCGACGGCCCGGATGCGCGAGACCGTCGCCTGGTGCCGCGAGGCATTGGGAGGCAACGGCATCGTGCTCGACTACGACGTCGCGCGCTTCTTCGCCGACGCGGAGGCGCTCTATTCGTACGAGGGCACCCGGGAGATGAACACGCTGATCGTCGGCCGGGCGATCACCGGTCAGGCGGCGTTCGTCTGA
- the galE gene encoding UDP-glucose 4-epimerase GalE has protein sequence MAWLVTGGAGYIGAHVVRAFRDQGIDVVVVDDLSSGHEEFVPAGVPFYRGTILDGELLSQLFAENTITGVVHVAGFKYAGVSVQRPLHTYEQNVTGTAVLLAAMQDAGVDAIVFSSSAAVYGTPDVDIVTESTPKNPESPYGESKLIGEWLLRDQGVAVGLRHASLRYFNVVGSGDPSLRDTSPHNLFPLVFDALVAGRTPRINGDDYPTPDGTCVRDYIHVADLALSHVAAAKRLDAHEPIEPVYNLGSGDGVSVGQIMSTVAEVTGIPFTPEVGPRRPGDPARIVASGELAARDLDWEMRHSLEDMVRSAWEARQAAS, from the coding sequence GTGGCGTGGTTGGTGACCGGAGGCGCAGGGTACATCGGAGCGCACGTCGTGCGGGCGTTCCGCGACCAGGGGATCGACGTGGTCGTCGTCGACGACCTGTCGAGCGGCCATGAGGAGTTCGTCCCGGCGGGCGTCCCCTTCTACCGGGGCACCATCCTCGACGGCGAGCTGCTGTCGCAGCTCTTCGCCGAGAACACCATCACGGGCGTGGTCCACGTGGCCGGCTTCAAGTACGCCGGGGTTTCGGTTCAGCGTCCGCTCCACACCTACGAGCAGAACGTGACGGGCACGGCGGTGCTGCTCGCGGCGATGCAGGATGCGGGCGTCGACGCCATCGTCTTCAGCTCGTCGGCCGCGGTGTACGGCACCCCTGACGTGGACATCGTCACCGAGTCCACCCCCAAGAACCCGGAGTCCCCGTACGGCGAGTCCAAGCTGATCGGGGAGTGGCTGCTGCGCGACCAGGGGGTCGCCGTCGGCCTGCGTCACGCCTCGCTCCGGTACTTCAACGTCGTCGGCTCGGGCGACCCGAGCCTGCGCGACACCAGCCCGCACAACCTGTTCCCGCTCGTCTTCGACGCGCTCGTCGCCGGGCGCACCCCGCGGATCAACGGAGACGACTACCCGACCCCGGACGGCACCTGCGTGCGCGACTACATCCACGTGGCCGACCTGGCGCTCTCGCACGTGGCCGCGGCCAAGCGGCTGGATGCGCACGAGCCGATCGAGCCCGTCTACAACCTCGGAAGCGGCGACGGGGTGTCGGTCGGGCAGATCATGTCGACGGTCGCCGAAGTGACCGGCATCCCCTTCACCCCAGAAGTGGGGCCTCGACGTCCGGGGGACCCGGCGAGGATCGTGGCCTCGGGAGAGCTCGCCGCGCGCGATCTCGACTGGGAGATGCGCCACTCGCTCGAGGACATGGTGCGCAGCGCCTGGGAAGCACGCCAGGCGGCATCCTGA